A stretch of the Candidatus Eisenbacteria bacterium genome encodes the following:
- a CDS encoding LptF/LptG family permease: MKILDKYLLRSFVNFLFFSFLIFISIMVIVDAFEKIDIFIDYKTPLYTILRFYVFSLPNIMFLILPVAMLLATILTVGQLAKTNELIAVKSAGVSLTRILMPVFAFSLMICVAAFLLEEMVVPYSSWMRREVMSHEIKKEPRIPIEEKRNINLLTGGGRILAIGRYDIRGKRMENVLVEEFSSDTLRRRIDAKVGEWDGKAWVFRNGIIRTFQKGGEQVFQFGELRLKGLKETPSDFAKQEKRPGEMNLLELGKYISLVRQSGGSIQKHSVEFNIKLAFPFVNFIVVLIGAALSNRMRRGTVALGGGMGLTISFIYYGFFKTGEALGHSGVLPPVLAAWLGNIFFFILGAFLFSKSQR, from the coding sequence GTGAAAATTCTTGACAAGTATCTTCTGCGGTCATTCGTCAATTTCCTCTTCTTCTCATTCCTGATTTTCATCAGCATAATGGTCATTGTCGATGCTTTTGAGAAGATCGACATTTTCATCGACTACAAGACGCCTCTTTACACCATCCTCAGATTCTATGTTTTCAGCCTCCCGAACATAATGTTCCTGATCCTTCCGGTGGCCATGCTCCTTGCAACCATACTGACTGTCGGACAGCTTGCCAAGACAAACGAGCTCATCGCGGTAAAGAGCGCCGGCGTCTCTCTGACAAGAATCCTCATGCCTGTCTTTGCCTTCTCATTGATGATCTGCGTGGCTGCCTTTCTTCTTGAAGAGATGGTCGTGCCCTATTCATCGTGGATGAGAAGAGAGGTTATGTCCCACGAGATAAAGAAAGAGCCGAGAATTCCCATCGAGGAAAAGAGAAACATCAATCTTCTCACCGGAGGCGGCAGGATTCTTGCGATCGGCAGGTACGATATCCGGGGAAAGAGAATGGAGAACGTCCTTGTCGAAGAATTCTCATCGGATACTCTGAGGAGACGAATAGACGCTAAGGTGGGTGAATGGGACGGCAAGGCTTGGGTCTTTAGAAACGGCATCATAAGAACGTTCCAGAAAGGAGGAGAACAGGTATTCCAATTTGGGGAACTCAGGCTGAAAGGACTGAAAGAGACTCCATCCGACTTTGCAAAACAGGAAAAGAGGCCCGGGGAGATGAATCTCCTTGAACTGGGGAAGTACATTTCCCTGGTGAGGCAAAGCGGCGGGAGCATTCAGAAACACTCCGTTGAGTTCAACATCAAGCTTGCTTTCCCATTCGTGAACTTCATAGTTGTCTTGATCGGAGCGGCGCTCTCTAACCGGATGCGGCGGGGGACTGTTGCTCTTGGCGGAGGCATGGGTCTGACGATAAGCTTCATCTACTACGGGTTTTTCAAGACAGGAGAAGCACTGGGCCATTCCGGGGTTCTTCCTCCGGTGCTTGCGGCCTGGCTGGGCAATATTTTCTTCTTCATTCTGGGCGCCTTCCTTTTCTCGAAGTCTCAGAGATAG
- the thiE gene encoding thiamine phosphate synthase translates to MDYSLYYVADVSKVSPGKFLDVLEDALRGGVSMVQLRAKELTWPEFLNLAAKVKKLCRKYGVPFIVNDRIDIALASNADGVHLGDSDTSVSVARKVLGKRSIIGRTVRSADEAVRAEYEGASYVSVGSIYPTKTKRVPKIVGPSGIGRVRQKVKIPVVAIGGIGLKNARTVIRSGADGIAVVSAIAHARNPFNAASKLRKLIK, encoded by the coding sequence ATCGACTACTCTCTTTATTATGTCGCCGATGTCTCGAAGGTCTCACCCGGGAAATTCCTGGATGTGCTTGAAGATGCCCTGAGAGGCGGCGTGTCCATGGTTCAGCTCAGGGCGAAGGAATTGACCTGGCCGGAATTCCTTAACCTTGCTGCTAAAGTAAAGAAGCTCTGCAGGAAATACGGTGTCCCCTTTATCGTCAACGACAGGATTGACATAGCTCTTGCTTCTAACGCTGACGGCGTGCACCTCGGCGACTCCGACACATCAGTATCCGTCGCCAGAAAGGTTCTTGGGAAGAGATCAATAATCGGGAGAACGGTTAGAAGCGCGGATGAAGCCGTGCGGGCCGAGTACGAGGGAGCTTCGTACGTAAGCGTCGGATCAATCTATCCGACCAAGACGAAACGTGTTCCAAAGATTGTCGGCCCTTCCGGGATAGGAAGAGTGAGACAGAAGGTGAAGATTCCGGTTGTAGCGATAGGCGGAATAGGTCTCAAGAATGCCCGCACCGTCATCCGGTCAGGCGCAGACGGCATAGCCGTAGTCTCTGCGATTGCTC